The nucleotide sequence TGCCCGCAGGCACCCGGGACTTCAGCTATCCCGCCTCACAGCCGCCCAACACCTTCGCGCTCAGCGGCAGTTGGAAGGTCGGCGGCGAGGCCGTCACCGCCGAGGGACGCTCGGGCGTCCGGCTCAACTACCTGGCGAACGACATCTACCTCGACGTGGGCGGTACGGGCACGGTGACGGCGAAGATCAACGGCAGGACGACCACCTACCGGATCTCCGGCGCACCCGACATCTATCCGCTGCTCAGCGCCGAGGACCAGCAGAGCGGCACGCTCGACGTCACGCTGTCGCCGGGGCTGAGCGCCTACTCGTTCACGTTCGGTTAGAGCCCGGGTCCTGGAGCCGGTCCAGCTCCCTGCGGTCCCGCTTGGTGGGCCGGCCCGCGCCCCGGTCACGGATCGCGATCGGGAGGACGAACTCGCGGGGCGGCGGCGGGGGGCTGTTGTCGACGTAGCAGGTCACGGCGACCGGCGGGCCGACCCGCTTGCGGACGATCAGGGAGACGACCACGACCCGCTCACGGCCCGCGTGCCGGACCCGGACCTCGTCGCCCGCCTTGACCGTGTACGCGGGCTTCACCCGCTCCCCGTTGACGCGGACGTGGCCCGCGCGGCAGGCCGCCGCCGCCTGGGAGCGCGTCTTGGTCAGGCGTACGGACCAGATCCAGGTGTCGACCCGCGCCGTGCCCTCGCTCGTTCCCTCAGAAGCCATACTCCGAGGGTAACGACCACACCAGGACCCGGCTCGTGAAATTCGGACGCGGACCCCGGCGGCGCGGACCCCAGGGCACGGCCCCCGGGGACGGACCCCACGGGCACGGACCCCGGTGGGGCGGCGCGGCGGCTACAGGGCCGCCGCGCCCGCCGCCTCGGCGGGCCGGATCCGCAGCGCCCGCCAGGTCGGCACCAGCGTCGCCGACAGGGACAGCAGCACCGCGACGCCCACCACCGTCCCGTAGATCCAGCCGGGACCCGACGGCAGCCACCCGCGGCTGCCGCCCGCCACGTGCGCGTACGGCACCAGGGTCGTCAGCGAGGCGGCCGTGCCGAGCAGCACCCCGATCGCGGCGACGACCAGACCCTCGATCGTCATCATCCGCATGATCTGCGCCCTGGTCGCGCCGGTCAGCCGCTGGAGCCCGAACTCCCCGCGCCTGCCGCCGGTCGACAGGGACAGGCTGTTGATCACCGAGATCGCGGTGTACGCGATGATCACGCCGACCATCAGGTAGTTGACCGCCGCCTGGGTGTCGCTGTTCTCCGTGTTCGCCGCGACCAGCGCGTCCCGGTCGGCGACCGCGAGCCCCGGCTCGGCCGCCGCCAGCTTCGCCAGCGCCGGTACGACATCGGTGCCCGGCTTCGCCGTCACCAGGACCTGCTGCGGCAGTCCGGCCGTCGTGTGCGGCGCCAGCAGCCCGACCGGCAGCAGCGCCGCCTCCGACGTCCCCTTCGGCCGGTACGTGGCGACGACCCGCAGCCGCGCCGTGCCGCCGTCGCCGAACCGCATCGTGACCGTGTCGCCGGTGCGGTGCCCGTCGCCCTCGGGCAGCGCGATCGTGTCACCGCGCAACCCGTCGAAGCTGCCGCTGCTCGCCGCGACCGCCGTCGTACCGGCGGCCCCACGGGCGCTGACGCCCTGCAGCGGGATGCCGTCCTCGTCGGTCTGCGAGCCCTTCCCGTCCGGCAGTTCGAGGTACCCGACGCTGGTCACGTACGCA is from Streptomyces sp. NBC_00370 and encodes:
- a CDS encoding RNA-binding S4 domain-containing protein; the protein is MASEGTSEGTARVDTWIWSVRLTKTRSQAAAACRAGHVRVNGERVKPAYTVKAGDEVRVRHAGRERVVVVSLIVRKRVGPPVAVTCYVDNSPPPPPREFVLPIAIRDRGAGRPTKRDRRELDRLQDPGSNRT